The following coding sequences are from one Nonlabens arenilitoris window:
- a CDS encoding choice-of-anchor I family protein: protein MNKIIYALIAIILCSCNNNDDRSDHISLSTEVNFQRAATIQVGGAGSAEISAYDIVSKKLFVINAESNQVNVYDLSNPSIPIEQPAITLTSGAPNSVAVGDGIIAVAVENDNKQLNGTVVTYDIESQTLLDSYTVGALPDMVTFTPDGEKILVACEGEPNDDYTIDPEGTVGIITLSNGAIQLINFASLNNQKAALKNDGVRIYGPGATVAQDLEPEYIVVSENGNTAYVTCQENNALISIDVNAATINYVKAYGVKDYNNPLNSIDASDRDDVTQLKNWPVLSYYHPDGMDIVTINGQELIVTANEGDARDYDGYSEEERVKDLILDPTAFPDAATLQMDENIGRLKITTANGDIDGDGDYDVIYGYGGRSFSFWDTNGNLVYDSGNSIAVNTLNINPTRFNDEDGRSDDKGAEPEAVAVLEIKSNTSNTNSINNRYILAVAMERTDGVLLYDVTNPNNPVFLTWLEAIGDEAPESLLMIPREESGNDKALLIISNEDSGTVNIYQNNVLD, encoded by the coding sequence ATGAATAAAATTATTTATGCCTTAATTGCAATTATACTATGTAGTTGTAATAATAATGATGATAGAAGTGATCATATCTCACTATCTACTGAAGTAAATTTTCAAAGAGCTGCAACTATTCAAGTCGGTGGTGCCGGCAGTGCAGAAATAAGTGCTTATGATATAGTCAGTAAAAAACTATTTGTTATAAATGCAGAGTCCAATCAAGTTAATGTTTATGACTTATCAAACCCTAGTATTCCAATTGAACAACCAGCTATTACATTAACAAGCGGAGCTCCTAATAGTGTTGCAGTTGGTGATGGTATTATTGCCGTAGCGGTAGAGAATGACAATAAACAGCTTAATGGTACCGTCGTTACCTATGATATTGAGAGTCAAACTTTACTAGATAGCTATACCGTAGGCGCATTACCAGATATGGTTACTTTTACACCAGATGGTGAAAAAATTCTCGTTGCCTGTGAAGGTGAGCCTAATGATGATTATACCATCGATCCTGAAGGAACTGTAGGCATTATTACACTATCAAATGGAGCGATACAATTAATCAATTTTGCGAGTTTAAATAATCAAAAAGCGGCTTTAAAGAATGATGGTGTACGTATTTATGGTCCAGGTGCCACTGTAGCTCAAGACTTAGAGCCAGAATATATAGTGGTGTCTGAAAATGGAAATACTGCATATGTCACTTGTCAAGAAAACAATGCACTGATAAGTATAGATGTAAATGCTGCAACTATAAACTATGTAAAAGCTTATGGTGTTAAGGATTATAATAATCCTTTAAATAGCATAGACGCCAGTGATAGAGATGATGTAACACAATTAAAAAATTGGCCTGTACTTTCATATTATCATCCAGATGGTATGGATATCGTTACTATAAATGGTCAAGAATTGATTGTTACAGCAAATGAAGGAGATGCTCGCGATTACGATGGGTATTCTGAAGAAGAAAGAGTTAAGGACCTTATTTTAGACCCAACAGCTTTTCCAGATGCAGCTACTTTACAAATGGATGAAAATATTGGTAGATTAAAGATTACAACTGCAAATGGTGATATCGATGGTGATGGTGATTATGATGTAATTTACGGATATGGTGGTCGTAGCTTCAGCTTTTGGGATACCAATGGAAACCTTGTTTATGATAGTGGTAATAGTATAGCAGTAAACACTCTAAATATCAACCCTACACGATTCAATGATGAAGATGGACGTAGTGATGATAAAGGTGCTGAGCCAGAAGCAGTAGCTGTTTTAGAAATAAAAAGTAATACATCAAACACTAATTCTATAAACAACAGATATATACTCGCCGTAGCTATGGAACGTACAGATGGTGTTTTATTATATGATGTTACAAACCCTAATAATCCAGTATTTCTTACATGGTTAGAAGCAATAGGTGATGAAGCACCAGAAAGTTTATTAATGATTCCACGAGAAGAAAGTGGTAATGATAAAGCATTGCTAATCATAAGTAATGAAGATAGCGGTACCGTTAACATCTATCAAAACAATGTTTTAGATTAA
- the accB gene encoding acetyl-CoA carboxylase biotin carboxyl carrier protein — translation MDIKEIQNLIKFVAKSGASEVKLEMDDVKITIRTGSDSNEVTYVQQALPMQAAPMPQAAPAAAPAALAAAPATEAAPAAPAADDNSKYVTVKSPIIGTFYRKPSPDKPLFCEVGDSIKEGDTLCIIEAMKLFNEIESEVSGTIVKVLVDDSSPVEFDQPLFLVDPS, via the coding sequence ATGGATATAAAAGAAATTCAAAACTTAATCAAGTTTGTAGCAAAATCTGGAGCTAGCGAGGTAAAGCTAGAGATGGATGACGTTAAAATCACAATTAGAACTGGATCAGACTCTAATGAAGTGACTTATGTACAACAAGCATTGCCTATGCAAGCAGCACCTATGCCACAAGCAGCACCTGCAGCGGCACCAGCGGCACTAGCGGCAGCACCAGCAACTGAGGCAGCACCAGCGGCACCAGCGGCAGATGATAACAGTAAATATGTTACTGTAAAATCACCTATCATAGGTACCTTTTATAGAAAACCTTCTCCAGATAAACCACTTTTCTGTGAAGTAGGAGATAGCATTAAAGAAGGTGATACACTTTGTATCATTGAGGCAATGAAACTTTTCAATGAAATAGAGAGTGAAGTTTCTGGTACTATCGTTAAAGTATTAGTAGATGATTCTTCTCCGGTAGAATTTGACCAACCATTATTTTTAGTAGATCCTTCTTAA
- a CDS encoding prolyl oligopeptidase family serine peptidase → MKKTLLAATVLMALVSCEDKKQDSKKMEITYPTTQTVDHVDNYHGTDVPDPYRWLEDDRSAETGEWVKAQNQVTNSYLDQIRFRESVKNRLTELWNYEKVGAPFIEGDYTYFYKNDGLQNQYVIYRFPNDGNMEDAEVFLDPNSFSKDGTTSLGGTSFTKDGSLFAYAISEGGSDWRKIIVLNTEDLSQVGDTIKDVKFSGMSWRGNDGFYYSSYDKPDGSELSAMTDQHKLYYHKLGTPQSADQVIFGGTPDQKYRYVGGGVTDDQNYLVISASTSTNGGKMFMKELNKPNAPLVTILDNFDTNTYLLHNEGSKLWLVTDYNAPNKRIVTTDFSNPTQENWVDVIPETENVLSPSTGGGYIFTEYMVDAVSKVQQYNYDGTLVRNVELPGIGNVGGFGAKEKDETLYYSFTNYTTPGSTYLYDIEKGTSELYRKPEIKFNSDEYESKQVFYTSKDGTKIPMIISHKKGLVLDGKNPTILYGYGGFNISLNPSFSVSRAAWMEMGGIYAVANLRGGGEYGKKWHDAGTKMQKQNVFDDFIAAGEWLKDNDYTSTKYLAIQGGSNGGLLVGATMTQRPDLAGVAFPAVGVLDMLRYNKFTAGAGWAYDYGTAEDNPEMFNYLKGYSPLHNIKQGVSYPATMVTTGDHDDRVVPAHSFKFAAELQSKQAGDAPTLIRIETDAGHGAGKSTAQVIQEQTDIYSFALFNMGFEELPELSTRVKM, encoded by the coding sequence ATGAAAAAAACACTTCTCGCAGCCACTGTTCTTATGGCATTGGTATCTTGTGAAGACAAAAAACAGGATTCAAAAAAAATGGAAATTACTTATCCTACCACACAAACAGTAGATCATGTTGATAATTATCATGGTACAGATGTACCAGATCCATACCGCTGGCTAGAAGATGATCGTAGTGCAGAGACCGGTGAATGGGTTAAAGCACAAAATCAAGTTACTAATAGTTACTTAGATCAGATACGCTTTCGCGAAAGCGTAAAAAACCGTCTCACAGAATTATGGAACTATGAAAAAGTAGGAGCGCCATTTATAGAAGGTGACTATACTTATTTCTATAAAAATGACGGGTTGCAAAATCAATATGTTATCTACAGATTCCCAAATGATGGAAATATGGAAGATGCTGAGGTTTTCTTAGATCCTAACTCCTTTTCTAAAGATGGAACAACTTCACTAGGTGGAACTTCTTTTACTAAAGATGGTTCTCTGTTTGCTTACGCGATTTCTGAAGGAGGAAGCGACTGGAGAAAAATTATCGTGCTCAATACAGAGGACTTAAGTCAAGTAGGAGACACCATTAAAGATGTAAAGTTTTCTGGAATGTCTTGGAGAGGAAATGATGGATTCTATTATTCCAGCTATGATAAACCAGATGGTAGTGAGCTCAGTGCTATGACCGACCAGCATAAGTTGTATTACCACAAATTAGGAACACCACAGAGTGCTGATCAAGTAATCTTTGGCGGTACACCAGATCAAAAATATCGTTACGTAGGTGGTGGTGTTACCGACGATCAGAACTATCTAGTCATTTCTGCCAGTACTTCTACAAATGGTGGTAAAATGTTCATGAAAGAATTAAATAAACCTAATGCTCCATTAGTTACTATTTTAGACAATTTTGATACCAATACTTATTTATTACATAATGAAGGTTCTAAGTTATGGCTGGTGACAGACTATAATGCACCTAACAAACGTATCGTTACAACCGACTTTTCTAACCCAACTCAAGAAAATTGGGTAGATGTGATTCCTGAAACAGAAAATGTGTTGTCACCTTCTACTGGTGGTGGATATATATTTACAGAGTATATGGTAGATGCTGTATCTAAAGTGCAACAATACAATTATGATGGTACATTGGTAAGGAATGTAGAATTACCAGGAATAGGAAATGTAGGCGGTTTTGGTGCTAAAGAAAAAGATGAAACGTTATACTATAGCTTTACTAATTACACCACTCCTGGAAGCACTTATTTATATGATATAGAAAAAGGAACTTCAGAACTGTATCGCAAACCAGAAATTAAGTTCAATAGTGATGAATATGAGTCTAAGCAGGTATTCTATACCTCTAAAGACGGCACTAAAATCCCTATGATTATTTCACACAAAAAAGGATTAGTATTAGATGGTAAAAACCCAACTATTCTTTATGGTTATGGCGGTTTCAATATTTCATTAAATCCAAGTTTCTCAGTTTCTAGAGCTGCATGGATGGAAATGGGCGGTATTTATGCCGTGGCAAATTTACGCGGTGGTGGTGAATATGGTAAAAAATGGCATGACGCTGGTACTAAAATGCAAAAGCAAAACGTATTTGATGATTTTATAGCTGCTGGTGAATGGTTAAAAGACAACGATTATACCTCTACAAAATATCTTGCCATCCAAGGTGGTTCTAACGGTGGATTGTTAGTAGGGGCAACGATGACACAGCGACCAGATTTAGCTGGTGTAGCATTCCCAGCGGTAGGTGTATTAGATATGTTAAGATATAATAAGTTTACCGCAGGTGCAGGATGGGCTTATGACTATGGAACCGCTGAGGATAATCCAGAAATGTTCAATTATCTTAAAGGATATTCCCCATTACACAATATTAAACAAGGTGTTTCTTATCCAGCGACTATGGTAACTACAGGTGATCACGATGATCGAGTAGTTCCAGCACACTCGTTTAAATTTGCTGCTGAACTGCAGTCTAAACAAGCTGGAGATGCTCCTACCTTAATAAGAATAGAGACTGATGCTGGTCACGGTGCAGGTAAATCAACCGCACAAGTAATTCAAGAACAAACAGATATTTATAGTTTTGCCTTATTTAATATGGGCTTTGAAGAACTACCAGAACTAAGTACAAGAGTAAAAATGTAA
- the rpmF gene encoding 50S ribosomal protein L32: MAHPKRKISKTRRDKRRTHYKASVPQIATDSTTGEAHLYHRAHWHEGKLYYRGNVLIDKTEEVEA; encoded by the coding sequence ATGGCGCATCCTAAGAGAAAAATCTCCAAAACAAGAAGAGATAAAAGAAGAACTCACTACAAAGCTAGTGTTCCACAAATTGCTACAGATAGCACAACTGGTGAAGCACACCTTTACCACAGAGCACACTGGCATGAAGGTAAATTATATTACCGCGGTAATGTATTAATAGACAAAACTGAAGAAGTAGAAGCATAA
- a CDS encoding beta-ketoacyl-ACP synthase III: MSNIKAAITAVGGYVPDYKLTNAILATMVDTNDEWITTRTGIKERRILKDKDKGTSYLAIQAALDLIKKKDLDPVSIDLVIVGTVTPDMPVASTAAYVASEIGAVNAFSYDLQAACSSFLYGMSTASSYIESGRYKKVLLIGADKMSSIIDYKDRTTCIIFGDGAGAALFEATEDHTVGYEDEILRSDGIGRNFLKIEAGGSLMPASHDTVDNNQHVVYQDGKNVFKYAVSNMADVAEKIVKRNHLTNEDVDWLVPHQANKRIIDATAKRVDLPDEKVMMNIDRYGNTTSATLPLLLNEYESQLKKGDKLVFAAFGGGFTWGSILLTWAYNS; the protein is encoded by the coding sequence ATGAGTAACATCAAAGCGGCGATTACTGCAGTAGGCGGCTACGTGCCAGACTACAAGCTTACTAACGCTATCCTTGCGACAATGGTTGATACAAATGACGAGTGGATTACCACACGTACAGGTATCAAAGAGCGCAGGATTTTAAAAGACAAGGATAAGGGCACGTCGTACCTTGCTATTCAAGCAGCACTAGACCTTATCAAGAAAAAAGATTTAGATCCTGTATCTATAGACTTAGTCATAGTAGGAACTGTGACACCAGATATGCCCGTAGCATCCACAGCCGCTTATGTAGCTAGTGAGATAGGTGCCGTTAACGCTTTTTCTTATGACTTACAAGCAGCTTGCTCCAGTTTCCTTTATGGAATGAGTACCGCGAGCAGTTATATAGAATCTGGCCGTTATAAAAAAGTTCTTCTTATAGGTGCAGATAAGATGTCCAGCATTATTGATTATAAAGATCGTACCACATGTATCATTTTTGGTGATGGAGCAGGAGCAGCTCTATTTGAAGCCACTGAGGATCATACTGTAGGATATGAAGACGAAATTTTAAGAAGTGATGGAATAGGAAGAAACTTCTTAAAAATTGAAGCTGGTGGTTCTTTAATGCCAGCTAGCCATGACACCGTAGATAATAACCAACACGTCGTTTATCAAGACGGTAAAAACGTTTTCAAGTATGCTGTTTCTAATATGGCAGACGTTGCAGAGAAAATTGTGAAACGCAATCATCTTACTAATGAAGATGTAGACTGGTTAGTACCTCATCAAGCAAATAAACGGATCATAGATGCTACTGCTAAACGGGTAGACCTGCCTGATGAAAAGGTAATGATGAATATAGATCGCTATGGTAATACCACTAGCGCTACATTACCACTATTATTAAATGAATACGAATCTCAATTAAAAAAAGGTGACAAGTTAGTCTTTGCCGCGTTCGGCGGTGGATTCACTTGGGGCTCTATTTTACTAACATGGGCTTATAATAGCTAA
- a CDS encoding YceD family protein, whose product MELKDFNISFVGLKQGKHQFLYEVDNTFFENYGFEDFNSSQLNVEATLDKKSTIMELHLEASGSINVNCDVTNEPFDLEIETQMDVIIKFGPEYNDDNEELLILPHGAYELNISQYVYEMLVLGIPLKRVHPGVEDGSLDSELLDKLEELQPKNLDIIEDNKESTDPRWDALKKIKTDNNK is encoded by the coding sequence ATGGAACTCAAAGATTTTAATATTTCCTTTGTAGGTTTAAAGCAGGGGAAACATCAGTTTCTATATGAGGTTGATAATACGTTTTTTGAAAATTATGGTTTTGAGGATTTTAATAGTTCTCAGTTAAATGTTGAAGCAACTTTAGATAAAAAGTCCACGATAATGGAATTACATCTAGAAGCTTCAGGCTCAATTAATGTCAATTGTGATGTAACAAATGAGCCATTTGACTTAGAAATTGAAACACAAATGGATGTCATTATTAAATTCGGTCCAGAATATAATGATGATAATGAAGAACTTCTGATTTTACCACATGGTGCTTATGAATTGAACATAAGTCAATACGTATATGAGATGTTAGTTCTAGGAATTCCATTAAAAAGAGTTCATCCTGGAGTTGAAGACGGATCACTAGATTCAGAACTGCTCGATAAGTTAGAAGAACTACAGCCTAAAAACCTGGACATAATAGAAGACAATAAAGAAAGTACCGATCCCAGATGGGACGCATTAAAGAAAATAAAAACGGATAATAATAAATAG
- a CDS encoding ABC transporter ATP-binding protein, translating into MLHLKDLQFSYPQGKALHKINLKIDQGTHAALIGESGCGKSTLLNLIYGLLQEESGEITFEGKILDGADFHLVPGHPMMKYVPQEFDLMPFTTVFENVGEHLSIQIDDRVSRIADLLHIVDMSDFKDRKVKTLSGGQKQRVAIAKALAQQPKVLLLDEPFSNIDNFRKNDLRRSLFSYLKKENITCLIATHDKDDVLPFTHQTIIMRNGHIIDHRKTIDCYQKPFNKYGASLFNEVNVIPVGWFNNAEEIICYPEQLAVNEKGIEVIVENSYFKGADYLIQATYQDETLLFNSLEKLETGQKVKLALKSN; encoded by the coding sequence ATGTTACATTTAAAAGACCTTCAGTTTTCATATCCACAAGGTAAAGCCTTACATAAAATCAATTTAAAAATTGATCAAGGAACACACGCGGCACTTATAGGTGAAAGCGGTTGTGGAAAAAGTACTTTACTGAATTTAATCTATGGCTTGCTACAAGAAGAAAGTGGTGAAATAACTTTTGAAGGTAAAATATTAGATGGGGCAGATTTTCATCTCGTACCAGGTCATCCCATGATGAAGTATGTACCGCAAGAGTTTGATTTAATGCCTTTTACTACCGTATTTGAAAATGTAGGGGAGCATCTTTCCATACAGATTGATGACAGAGTATCTCGCATTGCAGATTTACTTCATATAGTCGATATGAGCGACTTTAAAGATCGCAAGGTAAAAACATTAAGCGGCGGGCAAAAACAGCGCGTAGCAATTGCTAAAGCGCTCGCTCAACAACCTAAGGTCTTACTACTAGATGAACCTTTTTCAAACATTGATAATTTTAGGAAAAACGACTTAAGACGTAGCCTGTTTTCTTATCTTAAAAAAGAGAATATTACCTGCCTAATTGCGACACATGATAAAGATGATGTGCTACCATTTACACATCAAACTATAATCATGCGCAATGGCCATATCATTGATCATAGAAAAACTATCGATTGCTATCAAAAGCCGTTCAATAAATACGGAGCCTCTCTATTCAATGAGGTAAATGTAATTCCAGTAGGATGGTTTAATAATGCTGAAGAAATCATATGCTATCCTGAACAGCTTGCTGTTAATGAAAAAGGCATTGAAGTAATTGTAGAAAACTCTTATTTTAAAGGAGCAGATTATCTAATTCAAGCTACATATCAAGATGAAACCTTATTATTCAATTCGCTTGAGAAACTCGAGACTGGTCAAAAAGTAAAATTAGCTTTAAAGAGCAATTAA
- the accC gene encoding acetyl-CoA carboxylase biotin carboxylase subunit translates to MFKKILIANRGEIALRVIRTCKEMGIKTVAVYSTADADSLHVKFADEAVCIGPPPSNLSYLKVSNIISAAEITNADAIHPGYGFLSENADFSRICGEHDIKFIGASPDMIAKMGDKATAKETMKAAGVPCVPGSDGIIADFDDCKKIALETGYPVMLKATAGGGGKGMRAVWKEEDLLAAWESARQESKAAFGNDDMYMEKLIEEPRHIEIQVVGDSYGKACHLSERDCSVQRRHQKLTEEVPSPFMTKKLRKDMGEAAVKAAEFIKYEGAGTVEFLVDKHRNFYFMEMNTRIQVEHPITEQVIDFDLIREQILVAAGVKISGKNYEPTLHSIECRINAEDPYHDFRPSPGKITTLHAPGGHGVRLDTHVYAGYSIPPNYDSMIAKLITTARTRQEAIDKMKRALDEFVIEGIKTTIPFHRQLMDHPDYVAGNYTTAFMNDFVMDPEK, encoded by the coding sequence ATGTTTAAAAAAATATTGATAGCAAATCGTGGTGAAATAGCTCTAAGAGTTATTAGAACCTGTAAAGAGATGGGTATCAAAACAGTAGCTGTTTATTCAACTGCTGATGCTGATAGTCTCCATGTTAAATTTGCAGATGAGGCCGTGTGTATAGGTCCACCACCTAGTAACTTATCTTATCTTAAAGTTTCTAATATCATAAGCGCTGCTGAAATTACAAATGCAGATGCTATTCATCCAGGATATGGATTTCTTTCTGAAAATGCTGACTTCTCTCGTATATGTGGAGAGCACGATATCAAATTTATCGGTGCGAGTCCAGATATGATTGCAAAAATGGGAGATAAGGCAACGGCCAAAGAAACGATGAAGGCTGCTGGTGTACCTTGTGTACCAGGATCTGATGGAATTATCGCAGATTTTGACGATTGTAAAAAAATTGCGTTAGAAACTGGATATCCTGTCATGCTTAAAGCGACTGCCGGTGGTGGTGGTAAAGGTATGCGTGCTGTATGGAAAGAAGAAGACTTACTAGCAGCATGGGAAAGTGCACGTCAAGAAAGTAAAGCTGCATTCGGTAATGATGATATGTACATGGAAAAACTCATTGAAGAGCCACGTCATATTGAAATTCAGGTAGTAGGTGACTCTTATGGTAAAGCATGTCACTTAAGTGAACGTGACTGTTCTGTACAGCGTCGTCACCAAAAATTAACTGAAGAAGTTCCTTCTCCTTTCATGACTAAAAAGTTGCGTAAGGATATGGGAGAAGCTGCAGTTAAAGCTGCAGAATTTATTAAGTATGAAGGAGCTGGTACGGTAGAATTCCTAGTGGATAAGCACCGTAATTTCTACTTTATGGAAATGAATACTCGTATTCAAGTAGAGCACCCTATTACAGAGCAAGTTATAGATTTTGATCTTATTAGAGAACAAATTCTAGTAGCTGCTGGTGTAAAGATATCTGGTAAGAATTATGAGCCTACTTTACACTCAATAGAGTGTCGTATTAATGCAGAAGATCCTTATCACGATTTCCGTCCTTCTCCAGGTAAAATTACTACCCTACATGCACCTGGTGGTCATGGTGTACGTCTAGATACTCACGTTTATGCAGGATATTCTATCCCACCTAACTATGATTCTATGATAGCAAAGTTAATTACAACTGCACGTACACGTCAGGAAGCGATAGATAAAATGAAAAGAGCATTAGATGAATTTGTTATTGAAGGTATTAAAACTACAATTCCTTTTCATAGACAGTTAATGGATCATCCAGATTATGTTGCTGGTAACTATACCACGGCATTTATGAATGATTTTGTAATGGATCCAGAGAAATAA
- a CDS encoding TonB-dependent receptor, giving the protein MKTLFLLLSITLSISSLAQTTISGQVLDEKNVPVLGANVYLQGTYDGATTDIDGKFSFTTSETSYVTLVVSFIGYEDFNQQALVNELEGLEIRFRESVNSLNSVILNAGTLSAGDSSKASALKPLDIVTTAGAVGDFVGALQTLPGTSANPDDGRLFVRGGSGEETQVFIDDSRVFRPFVPVTGNIPTRGRFSPFLFDGISFSTGGYSAEYGDALSSVLLLNTTDVPVEEKTDLQIMSVGGGVGNTQIWGKNSISVNASYINLGPYNQLIPQNNQFEDPYESISGEAVYRHQLDKGMFKAYSAYSYSNFSIIQEDIDIEDGIYFGLKNGNYYGNLNYEERLKNDWRIEAGISLAHDRNDINVAGTDVDTRENALHAKLKLRKRYNNYFKIHYGIEQFLINYEENVIINNDIYKSSLNSSNTGAFTEAEVFLSKDLAFKAGVRADYYGLSEELLISPRLSAAITVSQNWQASFAYGQFYQQAQNNILQYDQELAPESAEHYILNFLYQKDGRMLRAETYYKNYSSLLTYNTDRPQLESNFKVNGNGYATGLDVFWRDEKTVKNLDYWISYSYLDTERQYLNFQESATPNFASAHNFSAVGKYWVEDLKSQIGLTYNYTSGRAFTNPNRTGFLNDKTASFQSLNLNWAYLIDQQKIVFLSVTNLLGRENTFNYQYSNTPDQMGNFDRRSIGQAADRFFFVGFFWTLGSNDNQLDNL; this is encoded by the coding sequence ATGAAAACTCTATTTTTATTACTAAGTATTACCTTATCAATATCTAGTCTAGCACAGACCACTATAAGCGGCCAGGTTCTAGATGAGAAAAATGTGCCTGTATTAGGAGCAAATGTTTATTTACAAGGTACATATGATGGCGCTACAACAGATATTGATGGTAAGTTTTCTTTTACTACTTCAGAGACTTCTTACGTTACCTTAGTAGTAAGCTTTATAGGCTATGAAGACTTTAATCAACAAGCTCTAGTAAATGAACTAGAAGGATTAGAGATACGCTTTCGCGAAAGCGTAAACAGTCTTAACTCTGTAATACTTAATGCTGGAACATTAAGCGCTGGAGACAGTTCTAAGGCGAGTGCGCTTAAACCGCTCGATATCGTTACTACGGCTGGCGCAGTCGGTGATTTTGTAGGTGCACTGCAAACACTTCCAGGAACAAGTGCAAATCCAGATGATGGTCGCCTTTTTGTACGTGGTGGTAGCGGTGAAGAAACTCAAGTGTTTATAGATGATAGTAGAGTTTTCCGCCCTTTTGTTCCAGTAACAGGGAACATACCTACACGAGGTAGATTTTCCCCATTTTTATTTGACGGAATCTCTTTTTCTACCGGTGGATACAGTGCAGAGTATGGTGATGCTCTATCGAGCGTATTATTATTAAATACTACTGACGTACCTGTAGAGGAAAAAACAGATTTACAAATTATGAGTGTAGGTGGTGGCGTAGGAAACACACAAATTTGGGGAAAGAATAGCATCAGCGTTAATGCCAGTTATATTAATCTAGGTCCATACAATCAGTTAATACCACAAAACAACCAGTTTGAAGATCCATATGAATCTATAAGTGGTGAGGCTGTTTATAGACATCAACTAGACAAAGGAATGTTTAAGGCCTATAGTGCTTATTCCTATAGCAATTTTAGTATCATTCAAGAAGACATTGATATAGAAGATGGTATCTACTTTGGACTTAAAAATGGAAATTACTATGGAAATTTAAATTATGAAGAACGTCTTAAAAATGATTGGAGAATTGAAGCTGGTATTAGTCTTGCACATGATCGCAATGACATTAATGTCGCTGGTACTGACGTAGATACTAGAGAAAATGCCTTACATGCAAAATTAAAATTGCGCAAGCGCTACAACAACTACTTTAAAATACATTATGGAATTGAACAATTCTTAATTAACTATGAAGAAAATGTCATCATAAATAATGATATATATAAGTCATCTTTAAATTCATCAAACACTGGCGCATTTACAGAGGCTGAAGTCTTTTTATCAAAAGATCTTGCCTTTAAGGCTGGTGTAAGGGCAGATTATTATGGATTGAGTGAAGAGTTACTTATTTCTCCTAGACTAAGTGCGGCTATAACTGTATCTCAAAACTGGCAGGCATCTTTTGCTTATGGACAGTTCTATCAACAAGCTCAAAATAATATTCTTCAGTATGATCAAGAACTAGCACCAGAAAGTGCAGAGCATTATATCCTTAACTTTTTATATCAAAAAGATGGACGCATGCTGCGCGCAGAAACCTATTATAAAAATTATTCTAGTCTATTAACCTATAATACTGACAGGCCACAATTAGAAAGTAATTTTAAAGTAAATGGAAATGGCTATGCGACTGGATTAGATGTGTTTTGGCGAGATGAGAAAACTGTTAAAAACCTAGATTACTGGATCAGCTATTCATATTTAGATACTGAAAGACAGTATCTTAATTTTCAAGAAAGCGCAACGCCCAATTTTGCAAGTGCTCATAATTTCAGCGCAGTTGGGAAGTATTGGGTTGAGGATTTAAAATCACAAATAGGTCTTACCTATAATTATACCAGTGGTAGAGCTTTTACTAATCCTAACCGCACAGGTTTTCTTAATGATAAAACGGCTTCATTTCAAAGTTTAAATTTAAACTGGGCTTATCTCATCGATCAACAAAAAATCGTATTCCTATCAGTGACAAACCTATTAGGAAGAGAAAATACCTTTAATTATCAATACAGTAATACACCTGATCAGATGGGCAATTTTGATCGTAGATCTATAGGTCAGGCAGCAGATAGATTCTTTTTTGTAGGCTTCTTCTGGACGTTAGGTAGTAATGACAATCAATTAGATAATTTATAA